In a single window of the Planctomycetia bacterium genome:
- a CDS encoding response regulator, whose product MSVRSMFLLMFCVFTILLAGVVYFSYVSTKNQEHVAASEIHRLDSYKLADLLRQGSDDLTRFARSFVVTADPVYERFFYDVLAIRNGTKPRPENYGGVYWDMTIVTGEKPASDGPPVSLHELLLTVGLSDNELAKLEESRDRSDSLARLEERAMNAVHGRFDDGTGKFTVVGEPDLEMARKIMYGAEYHKAKARIMEPIGEFMSMLDARTAVEVQALREQGRLYSRLTLGLAALAMVFALSAFFVMYRRVVIPVRKMVAVAEQVEAGQYGKQVEHASPDELGDLALAFNHMTSAIERDIHERATREAALAEAKQAADAASQAKGDFLANMSHEIRTPMNGIIGMTELALDTELTREQREYLSTVKSSADALLSLINDILDFSKIEAGRLELDPIDFELRDALADMLNTLAMRAHSKGVELAYHVDSDVHDALVGDVYRLRQIIVNLVGNAIKFTEKGEIVVGVETVERTEKEITLHFSIKDTGIGIPADKVDAIFKPFEQADVSTTRKYGGTGLGLAISVQLVEIMGGRIWAESELGAGSTFQFTAVFGLGTPSPTSDVKQRRELVDGLPVLVVDDNTTNRRILEEMLKNWRMKPHCVDGGEGALAAMDRAAHAGARFRLILSDMHMPGMDGFDLFERTRSAPQHKDLPFILLTSGSRSGDAARCREIGIAAHLLKPVKQSMLLNAIVTAVAGNAATEERASPAPSAQSAETTGSLRILLAEDNAVNQKFAVRVIQKAGHSVIVANNGREAVDIWQKENFDVVLMDIQMPEMDGFSATAAIRDLEKSRGATARTPIIAMTANAMKGDRERCLEAGMDGYVSKPVKRESMFAEIDRILGR is encoded by the coding sequence ATGTCCGTACGTTCCATGTTTTTGTTGATGTTCTGCGTGTTTACGATCCTGCTCGCCGGCGTGGTCTACTTCTCTTACGTTTCGACTAAGAACCAGGAGCATGTGGCAGCAAGCGAGATCCACCGATTGGATTCCTACAAGCTTGCGGACCTGTTGCGTCAAGGTTCCGACGATCTCACGCGGTTCGCCAGATCCTTCGTCGTGACTGCCGACCCCGTGTATGAACGTTTCTTTTACGACGTTTTAGCCATTCGTAACGGAACAAAACCGCGCCCGGAGAATTACGGAGGCGTCTACTGGGACATGACCATTGTGACCGGGGAGAAACCGGCCTCCGACGGCCCGCCCGTGTCACTGCATGAACTGTTGCTGACAGTGGGTCTTTCAGATAACGAATTGGCAAAGCTCGAGGAGTCCAGGGACCGTTCCGACTCACTGGCGCGACTCGAAGAGCGGGCAATGAACGCGGTGCACGGCCGATTCGATGACGGCACGGGAAAATTCACAGTGGTCGGAGAGCCGGACCTTGAGATGGCCCGGAAGATCATGTACGGAGCCGAGTATCACAAGGCCAAGGCCCGGATCATGGAGCCCATTGGCGAATTCATGTCCATGTTGGATGCTCGCACCGCCGTTGAAGTGCAAGCGCTCAGGGAGCAAGGGCGGCTCTATTCGAGATTGACGCTCGGCCTTGCGGCCCTGGCGATGGTGTTCGCCTTAAGTGCATTCTTCGTGATGTATCGGCGCGTCGTGATTCCGGTTCGAAAAATGGTTGCGGTCGCAGAGCAGGTGGAGGCGGGTCAATACGGCAAGCAAGTCGAGCACGCTTCTCCGGACGAACTGGGTGACCTTGCCCTTGCCTTCAACCACATGACCAGCGCTATCGAGCGGGATATTCACGAACGAGCGACACGCGAAGCGGCGCTGGCTGAAGCAAAGCAGGCTGCCGACGCCGCGAGCCAAGCCAAGGGCGACTTCCTGGCGAACATGAGCCACGAAATTCGCACGCCCATGAACGGCATCATCGGCATGACGGAGCTGGCGCTTGACACGGAACTCACGCGGGAACAGCGCGAGTACCTTAGTACGGTCAAATCCTCGGCCGACGCTCTGCTGTCACTGATCAACGACATCCTGGACTTTTCCAAGATCGAGGCGGGACGTCTCGAATTAGATCCGATCGATTTTGAGCTGCGCGACGCGCTGGCGGACATGCTCAACACATTGGCGATGCGCGCCCACAGCAAGGGCGTCGAGCTCGCGTATCACGTCGATTCCGATGTCCACGACGCGCTGGTCGGGGATGTGTACCGCTTGAGACAGATCATCGTGAATCTGGTGGGTAACGCCATCAAGTTCACCGAAAAGGGCGAGATCGTCGTAGGTGTCGAAACCGTGGAGCGCACCGAGAAAGAGATCACGCTGCACTTCTCGATCAAAGACACCGGTATCGGAATCCCCGCCGACAAAGTGGATGCCATTTTCAAGCCCTTCGAGCAGGCGGATGTATCCACGACGAGGAAGTACGGAGGCACCGGTCTCGGCCTGGCTATTTCCGTACAACTCGTCGAGATCATGGGCGGGCGGATCTGGGCCGAAAGCGAGCTTGGCGCAGGATCGACATTTCAGTTCACGGCCGTGTTTGGGCTGGGGACGCCCTCGCCGACTTCGGACGTGAAGCAGCGTCGCGAATTAGTCGACGGTTTGCCGGTGCTGGTGGTAGACGATAACACGACCAATCGGCGCATCCTTGAGGAGATGCTCAAGAACTGGCGCATGAAGCCGCATTGCGTGGACGGAGGCGAAGGCGCTTTGGCCGCGATGGATCGCGCCGCCCATGCGGGCGCTCGCTTTCGATTGATTCTCTCGGACATGCACATGCCGGGAATGGATGGATTCGACCTCTTCGAGCGCACGCGGTCGGCGCCCCAACACAAGGACTTGCCGTTCATTCTGCTGACCAGTGGTTCACGTTCGGGTGATGCAGCCCGGTGCAGGGAAATCGGTATTGCGGCGCATCTGCTGAAGCCGGTCAAACAGTCCATGCTGCTCAACGCAATCGTGACTGCCGTCGCGGGAAATGCGGCGACCGAGGAGCGTGCATCGCCGGCGCCATCGGCCCAATCCGCCGAAACCACAGGTTCGCTTCGCATATTGCTGGCTGAAGATAACGCAGTGAACCAGAAATTCGCCGTTCGCGTGATTCAGAAAGCCGGGCACTCGGTCATCGTGGCCAACAACGGCCGCGAAGCTGTCGATATCTGGCAGAAAGAAAACTTCGACGTCGTTCTGATGGATATTCAGATGCCGGAAATGGACGGGTTCAGCGCAACCGCCGCGATTCGCGATCTTGAAAAGAGCCGTGGTGCGACCGCTCGAACGCCGATCATTGCGATGACCGCTAATGCCATGAAGGGCGACCGCGAGCGATGCCTGGAAGCAGGGATGGATGGATACGTTTCCAAGCCCGTCAAGCGCGAATCCATGTTTGCTGAGATCGATCGGATCCTTGGACGATAG
- a CDS encoding Hpt domain-containing protein: protein MSEIFDQQSLLDTVDGDIEFLEETVGMLDEDGPALLAEVQRAALARDAAALVGPAHALKSMMGNFCAAQAQEAARIVEAMGRENRLDDVDAAVQALQLAAEQLNEALKAFLKANKP from the coding sequence GTGAGTGAGATATTCGATCAGCAGTCCCTTCTGGACACCGTGGATGGAGACATCGAGTTTCTGGAAGAGACGGTTGGCATGCTCGACGAAGATGGACCTGCTTTGCTCGCCGAGGTTCAACGCGCCGCCTTGGCGCGGGATGCCGCGGCCCTTGTCGGACCGGCGCACGCACTCAAAAGCATGATGGGTAACTTCTGCGCCGCTCAGGCCCAGGAGGCCGCCCGCATTGTTGAGGCCATGGGGCGAGAAAATCGGCTCGACGACGTCGATGCCGCCGTGCAGGCGCTCCAGCTCGCCGCGGAACAACTGAATGAGGCGCTCAAAGCATTTCTGAAGGCCAACAAGCCATGA
- a CDS encoding SpoIIE family protein phosphatase: MKVLIAEDERITRRNLQRQLESWGHEVVAVEDGVAAWDQFQQGEFEIVVTDWDMPRLDGQELIKRIRGSDRVSYAYLIMLTGRSEKTDLVSGMEAGADDFLAKPFDKNELRVRLSAGERIIRLERTLASRNEELSNANERMKRDLEAAARAQHDLLPKKLPESLKANFAWYYKPCDELGGDILNVLPLDEDHVALYLIDVSGHGVPAALLSVTLSRVLTTRDPTASILVTKEEAGDALVVASPQRVAGHLNRQFPMESNSGHYFTMSFAVLDTKKKMFHYINAGHPEPVLMRRGEDPRLLSGGSFPIGIVAAAEYEDETIQLEPGDRLWFYSDGITEATNDRDEMLNIDGLIKMLRNHQTGSLSDDLTSCIDEFSRWCGRTQFGDDVSMLALELPPAD, encoded by the coding sequence ATGAAAGTACTGATTGCCGAAGACGAGCGGATCACGAGGCGAAACCTCCAGCGGCAGCTTGAGTCGTGGGGCCACGAAGTGGTCGCTGTCGAGGATGGCGTCGCGGCGTGGGATCAGTTTCAGCAGGGAGAATTCGAAATCGTCGTGACGGATTGGGATATGCCCCGCCTCGATGGGCAGGAACTGATCAAACGCATTCGCGGCAGCGATCGTGTTTCCTACGCTTACCTCATCATGCTTACCGGCCGTTCTGAAAAAACCGATCTTGTGTCGGGCATGGAGGCAGGCGCAGATGACTTTCTGGCCAAGCCATTCGACAAGAATGAGCTGCGCGTTCGCCTGAGCGCCGGCGAGCGGATCATTCGGCTGGAGCGCACCCTGGCATCTCGTAACGAGGAGCTTTCCAATGCCAACGAGCGAATGAAGCGGGATCTGGAAGCCGCCGCCAGGGCGCAGCACGATCTACTTCCCAAGAAGCTTCCCGAATCGCTCAAGGCTAATTTTGCATGGTACTACAAGCCTTGCGACGAACTGGGAGGAGACATCCTGAATGTGCTGCCCCTCGACGAGGACCATGTCGCTTTGTACCTCATTGACGTGAGCGGTCATGGTGTTCCCGCGGCGCTCTTGTCAGTCACCTTGAGCAGAGTTCTGACCACGCGAGATCCCACGGCCTCAATCCTTGTCACGAAGGAGGAAGCGGGAGACGCACTCGTTGTAGCTTCGCCGCAAAGAGTCGCCGGACACCTGAATCGGCAATTCCCCATGGAGAGCAACTCCGGCCATTATTTCACGATGTCGTTCGCCGTTCTCGATACGAAGAAAAAGATGTTCCATTATATCAACGCGGGGCATCCCGAACCAGTGCTGATGCGGCGGGGAGAGGACCCCCGATTGTTGTCCGGTGGTAGTTTTCCGATTGGAATTGTCGCTGCCGCGGAGTATGAAGACGAGACCATTCAACTTGAGCCCGGTGATCGCCTCTGGTTTTATTCCGACGGCATCACCGAGGCAACGAATGATCGAGACGAAATGTTAAATATCGACGGACTGATTAAGATGCTTCGGAATCATCAGACAGGTTCACTGAGCGACGATCTGACTTCCTGCATCGACGAGTTCAGCCGCTGGTGCGGCCGCACGCAGTTCGGCGATGACGTATCAATGCTGGCTCTTGAATTGCCCCCGGCAGATTGA
- a CDS encoding DUF4105 domain-containing protein produces the protein MSESELHELQTVEPSPRPRRLRKVARIIGVAAACLVLGGLTGWMGLAVYYTDLHGAPPRTMRAILIVAASVGVFLLTRLRRLRFALFACLFAGVVAWYFSFRPSPELDWATDVAVLPTVTVKGDLAHFQNIRHFDYRTDADFTPRYYDKTFDITKLRSIDYILSYWAGPAIAHAFVSFGFEDDQYLAVSIETRKEKSEDYSAIQGFFRQYELIYVVADERDIIRVRTNFRGEEVYLFRLRTPLKKLRAVFLDYIRTIDSLATRPRFYNALTENCTTSILAHFRCAPPYPPASIDVLLSGYSAQYAYDTGGLDTSLPFDELKARSKINGVAHTAGQGPEFSRLIRSNLPMPPPRTDLPE, from the coding sequence ATGTCTGAGTCTGAACTCCACGAATTGCAGACCGTCGAGCCCTCGCCACGTCCCCGGCGACTCAGAAAAGTCGCGCGGATCATTGGGGTCGCGGCGGCGTGTCTTGTTCTTGGCGGGCTGACGGGTTGGATGGGGCTCGCGGTTTATTACACGGACCTGCACGGCGCGCCGCCGCGCACCATGCGGGCCATATTGATTGTGGCAGCTTCGGTGGGTGTATTTCTTTTGACTCGCCTTCGCCGTTTGCGCTTCGCGCTTTTTGCATGCCTGTTCGCGGGCGTGGTGGCATGGTACTTTTCGTTCAGGCCGTCGCCGGAATTGGACTGGGCGACCGACGTTGCCGTATTGCCAACTGTCACGGTGAAAGGCGACCTCGCGCATTTCCAGAACATCCGTCACTTCGATTATCGCACCGATGCGGACTTCACCCCGAGATATTACGACAAGACGTTTGATATTACGAAGCTGCGCAGCATCGATTACATACTCTCCTATTGGGCGGGCCCAGCGATCGCACATGCCTTTGTCAGCTTCGGATTTGAGGACGATCAGTACCTGGCCGTATCAATCGAAACGCGCAAGGAAAAATCGGAGGACTACTCGGCGATACAAGGATTTTTTCGTCAGTACGAGTTGATCTACGTCGTTGCCGACGAACGAGACATCATCCGCGTTCGCACCAACTTTCGCGGAGAAGAAGTTTATCTCTTCCGCCTTCGAACGCCCCTCAAAAAGCTGCGGGCGGTCTTTCTGGACTACATTCGGACCATCGACTCGTTAGCCACGCGGCCGCGATTCTACAACGCGCTGACAGAGAACTGCACAACGAGTATCCTCGCGCACTTTCGCTGCGCTCCGCCTTATCCGCCGGCGAGCATTGACGTGCTGCTTAGCGGGTATTCGGCCCAATACGCTTACGACACGGGCGGGTTGGATACGAGCTTGCCTTTCGATGAGTTAAAGGCGCGCAGTAAAATCAATGGAGTCGCCCATACAGCCGGTCAAGGGCCTGAGTTTTCGAGACTCATTCGGAGCAATCTGCCCATGCCGCCGCCGAGAACGGATTTGCCCGAGTAA
- a CDS encoding alpha/beta hydrolase, whose protein sequence is MTILFVGGCGPKLMPTPNIYVGSTKDCLDDVPEPFRSNKVELLYVTDRNPVKAGDGRLSYGVERSNSIGYGFCTVSIGKNVSWPDLVSDSRTSSRKRDLTLSCVDIREIGRLPDTPVPLVRIDGVLRDDPTAMQDVAATRDAFCDWISKRIAFSPDKKEAFVLVHGFANSFEDAAFVMTGLWHFLGRKGVPIIYTWPAGGSYAYDRESGEFTVFHMKQFLRGLASCPSIEKIHIIAHSRGTDVAMTALRELNIECKAAGKSGGEQLKLGNVVLAAADLDLQVVRQRISAERLPLMPQNMTVYSSVTDRAIGAADWLFGSRRRLGDLRASDLTPQERKSLSHAIKLQLIQACTTNNLIGHDYFHSNPAVSSDLILLLRDNRPPGKEHGRPLENMFEDFWEIHDGYPLSMTAK, encoded by the coding sequence ATGACGATCCTGTTCGTCGGCGGCTGCGGACCGAAGCTGATGCCGACACCCAACATCTACGTCGGCTCGACCAAGGACTGCCTGGATGACGTCCCGGAACCGTTTCGCAGCAACAAGGTGGAGTTGCTGTACGTCACTGACCGAAATCCGGTCAAGGCGGGCGATGGCCGGCTCTCCTACGGAGTCGAGCGGTCGAACTCAATTGGCTACGGTTTCTGCACCGTTTCGATCGGTAAGAATGTTTCATGGCCCGACCTGGTCAGCGACAGTCGAACGTCTTCGCGAAAACGTGACCTGACCCTTTCGTGCGTGGACATCCGCGAGATTGGGCGCTTACCGGATACGCCCGTTCCGCTCGTGCGAATCGACGGCGTTCTGCGGGATGACCCAACGGCGATGCAGGATGTGGCGGCGACGCGCGACGCCTTTTGCGATTGGATTTCGAAGCGTATTGCCTTCTCGCCCGACAAAAAGGAGGCATTTGTTCTCGTTCATGGATTCGCCAATTCGTTTGAAGACGCCGCTTTCGTCATGACAGGGCTATGGCACTTTCTGGGCCGCAAGGGCGTGCCGATCATCTACACCTGGCCGGCGGGCGGCAGCTATGCCTACGATCGTGAATCCGGAGAGTTCACTGTCTTTCATATGAAGCAGTTCCTGCGCGGCCTGGCTTCGTGTCCCAGCATCGAGAAGATTCATATCATCGCTCACAGCAGAGGGACGGACGTTGCCATGACCGCGCTTCGCGAACTCAATATCGAGTGTAAGGCGGCGGGGAAATCCGGAGGGGAGCAATTGAAGCTCGGAAACGTCGTGCTGGCCGCCGCAGACCTTGATCTGCAGGTGGTCCGGCAACGCATCTCCGCGGAACGGCTCCCATTAATGCCACAGAATATGACGGTGTATTCGTCAGTCACCGATCGCGCGATCGGTGCGGCCGATTGGTTGTTCGGCAGCCGTCGTCGCCTGGGCGACCTTCGCGCCTCAGACCTTACTCCACAAGAAAGGAAGAGCCTCTCCCACGCCATAAAGTTGCAATTGATTCAGGCATGCACGACCAACAATTTAATCGGACACGACTATTTTCACTCCAATCCGGCGGTCAGCTCCGATCTGATTCTCCTATTGCGCGACAACCGGCCGCCGGGCAAGGAGCATGGGCGCCCGCTGGAAAACATGTTCGAGGATTTCTGGGAGATTCACGATGGATATCCTTTATCAATGACGGCCAAATGA
- a CDS encoding 3-oxoacyl-ACP synthase III family protein: MHPPQPVHLAGTGSFLPGSPVTNDRLEDVLGRLDGAPPKVRSFVEAMGPRMLERSGINARHFAVDPETGKLTHTFASMAEVACRNALAMADIRPQEVDLIVMSCPSYDQSTPPTSALLQERLGIDACAEMEIHSNCSGTGKGVQIAFDAIARGRYKTALVCYAQLSSVYLRSCYFNQSQVNKVNAALRWILADGAGAVVLTSDENRRGAPLLIDTFVESVGGSRPPGMTAGGAAADLIETTCQIPELYAAGKHHLWQDFNAVSHSAAPLLLGGLERFTKKLGIAPHKVDHYVVSIPSRKLYEEHIPAFLDRLGISKDQIQFRCSRVGYVGGAATLVHLDQMVRTGEILPGQLVIVHAVESSKWMTAGFALQS, encoded by the coding sequence ATGCACCCACCGCAACCAGTCCACCTCGCCGGCACCGGAAGCTTCCTGCCGGGCAGCCCAGTAACCAATGATCGCCTGGAAGACGTTCTCGGCCGACTGGATGGCGCGCCGCCGAAGGTGCGATCTTTCGTCGAGGCCATGGGTCCTCGGATGCTGGAACGCAGCGGCATTAACGCGCGTCATTTCGCCGTCGATCCGGAGACCGGAAAGCTGACGCACACCTTCGCAAGCATGGCCGAGGTTGCGTGCCGAAATGCGCTCGCGATGGCCGACATCAGACCGCAGGAAGTCGATTTGATCGTCATGTCCTGTCCCTCCTATGACCAAAGCACACCGCCAACCAGTGCATTGCTGCAGGAGCGATTGGGCATCGATGCATGTGCTGAGATGGAAATACACTCCAACTGCTCCGGAACCGGCAAAGGCGTACAGATCGCCTTTGACGCGATCGCCAGAGGGCGCTACAAGACGGCGCTCGTCTGCTACGCTCAACTTTCCTCGGTCTACCTGCGGAGCTGCTATTTCAACCAATCGCAAGTCAACAAAGTGAATGCCGCGCTCCGCTGGATACTCGCCGACGGGGCCGGGGCCGTTGTACTCACGTCCGACGAAAATAGACGAGGGGCGCCGCTGTTGATCGATACCTTCGTTGAGTCGGTCGGCGGCAGTCGCCCGCCCGGCATGACAGCCGGCGGCGCGGCAGCGGATTTGATCGAAACCACCTGTCAGATTCCTGAGCTCTACGCTGCCGGCAAACATCATTTGTGGCAGGATTTCAACGCCGTCAGTCATTCGGCCGCACCCCTGCTGCTAGGCGGACTCGAGAGGTTCACGAAAAAGCTCGGGATAGCGCCACACAAAGTCGACCACTATGTCGTTTCTATCCCTTCTCGAAAGCTCTATGAAGAGCATATTCCCGCGTTTTTGGATCGTCTCGGGATCAGCAAGGACCAGATTCAGTTTCGATGTTCCCGAGTCGGCTATGTCGGCGGCGCAGCGACACTCGTTCATCTGGACCAGATGGTGCGCACCGGCGAGATTCTGCCCGGCCAGCTCGTCATCGTGCACGCAGTCGAGTCGAGCAAGTGGATGACGGCAGGATTCGCCTTGCAGTCGTAG
- a CDS encoding serine/threonine protein kinase has product MSEICRGDDRLRGEVERLLAFHMPVIPGKQPNVPIEELREVGARVNVRVQSQRLTELPTFETGAMVAGRFKIVSLLGEGAMGRVYRAEDVRLHQPVALKFLPRLHVIDPAWRQRVEREVNLSREISHPNICRVHDLGEENGSAFISMEFVDGEDLASLLRRVGRLTGDRAIDIARQACAGLAAAHIHGVLHRDLKPANIMIDDEGRVRITDFGLAAMIGHVQSGEICAGTPRYMAPEQIAGISVTERSDIYSLGLVFYEMFTGQRAFDAANVVEYAQLHRSVMPVAPSSIVPEIDPKVEAVIMACLRKDPAERPASALVVAAALPGGDILAAALAAGQIPTREMLAESAATGPTDRPSILKVAVATVALLVSAVLLGLENSPLSSYGGTKSPDALTERCEQLIVQSGRGSIRGISERRIYLASDDKIVGSVQSILGARVGLAAQDSDQMLFYYRRDEEGLRTLVSAPLAFIMLGASSARFESQTGGVSTVILDGQGRPLLMQSKAALGEAPPTDTPPLTLEGLCALGGFDPKSLVSVPSILRADYAGGVHKAFSARRACGESSVVARIEIDGTRDRVSSFAILKEPEKQGEVAPISIAESRYTFVRTTRNLVLLILLAVGIPGAWKGARDRGDFVGAAKLGLFVLIMRFVGSQLSMPEVSTFDELIDSLASGAISALCEGLIVSVFYLAIESQVRRLWPRTLGCWSRVLLGKIRDPFVGRDVLIGCLFGCFWAAMIYLEQRLPGWMGWNAESSGRFPARTFIHLFGSRFALAGILSAIRDSIYQSLVVLFLLVLATRIAGPYRRAALVVTWLICSAMYSLAGSNPFTAWLLISVGCVSTALYLVVRWGLLSLIIALFVLCLLTNFPLTAQLGAWYAGYGFLAILCVLSLCAWSVLESLRPPRMDRQPTLQV; this is encoded by the coding sequence GTGTCCGAGATTTGCCGCGGAGACGATCGTCTGCGCGGCGAGGTCGAGCGCCTTCTGGCGTTTCACATGCCGGTCATCCCGGGAAAGCAACCCAATGTTCCGATCGAAGAACTGCGGGAAGTCGGCGCCCGCGTTAATGTAAGGGTCCAATCCCAGAGACTCACGGAATTGCCCACGTTTGAAACCGGTGCAATGGTCGCCGGTCGTTTTAAGATTGTCTCCCTGCTCGGCGAGGGCGCGATGGGGCGCGTCTATCGGGCGGAAGACGTGCGGCTGCACCAGCCGGTGGCCTTGAAGTTTCTCCCGCGGCTGCATGTCATTGACCCGGCATGGCGGCAGCGCGTGGAACGAGAGGTGAATCTCTCTCGCGAGATCAGCCATCCGAATATCTGTCGCGTTCACGATCTCGGCGAGGAAAATGGCTCGGCGTTCATCTCCATGGAATTTGTTGACGGAGAGGATCTCGCCTCGCTCCTGCGACGAGTAGGCCGCCTGACGGGAGACAGGGCCATCGACATTGCACGTCAGGCGTGTGCCGGCCTGGCGGCAGCGCACATCCACGGCGTTCTCCATCGCGACCTGAAGCCGGCGAACATCATGATTGACGACGAGGGCCGCGTCCGAATTACCGATTTTGGGCTGGCGGCGATGATCGGACACGTCCAGTCCGGTGAAATCTGCGCGGGTACGCCTCGATACATGGCGCCGGAACAGATCGCCGGAATCTCCGTGACCGAGCGAAGTGACATCTATTCACTGGGCCTGGTGTTTTACGAAATGTTTACCGGCCAGCGCGCATTTGATGCCGCAAACGTCGTTGAGTACGCGCAGCTCCATCGGTCCGTCATGCCCGTAGCGCCCTCTTCCATCGTTCCCGAAATAGATCCGAAAGTCGAAGCCGTTATCATGGCCTGCCTGCGCAAGGACCCCGCTGAGCGGCCAGCCTCCGCGCTGGTTGTCGCGGCGGCGCTACCCGGAGGCGACATATTGGCGGCAGCGCTCGCCGCCGGGCAGATTCCCACTCGAGAGATGCTGGCGGAGTCAGCCGCAACCGGCCCCACCGATCGCCCGTCGATTTTGAAAGTCGCGGTGGCCACGGTCGCGCTTTTGGTCAGTGCGGTGCTGCTCGGATTGGAGAATTCTCCTTTGAGCTCATATGGCGGCACGAAGTCTCCCGATGCGCTGACAGAACGCTGCGAGCAGCTCATTGTCCAATCGGGCCGCGGTTCGATTCGTGGCATTTCAGAAAGAAGGATTTATCTCGCATCCGATGACAAAATAGTGGGCTCGGTGCAGTCTATCCTGGGCGCGCGAGTCGGCCTGGCTGCGCAAGACTCCGATCAAATGCTGTTTTACTACCGCAGGGACGAGGAGGGATTGCGCACGCTCGTCAGCGCCCCGCTTGCCTTTATCATGCTCGGCGCAAGCTCGGCCAGGTTTGAATCGCAGACGGGCGGTGTGTCCACGGTCATTCTGGACGGGCAGGGCAGGCCGCTTCTCATGCAATCCAAGGCGGCGCTCGGTGAGGCCCCGCCGACGGATACGCCGCCGCTCACACTTGAGGGGTTGTGCGCGCTGGGAGGATTTGATCCAAAATCGTTGGTTTCGGTACCGTCGATCCTCAGGGCGGACTATGCCGGGGGAGTTCACAAGGCCTTTAGCGCGCGGCGAGCCTGTGGCGAATCCAGCGTCGTCGCCAGAATCGAGATTGACGGCACGCGAGACAGGGTCTCATCGTTTGCGATTCTGAAAGAACCCGAAAAGCAAGGCGAGGTCGCGCCGATATCCATCGCGGAGTCACGATACACATTTGTGCGTACCACGCGGAATCTCGTTCTACTGATCCTGCTTGCAGTCGGTATTCCGGGAGCATGGAAGGGGGCGCGCGATCGCGGAGACTTCGTTGGCGCAGCGAAGCTCGGTCTCTTTGTGCTGATCATGAGGTTCGTGGGTAGCCAGCTTTCGATGCCTGAGGTAAGCACTTTCGACGAGTTGATCGATTCCTTGGCGTCGGGCGCAATCAGTGCGCTTTGCGAAGGGCTCATCGTCTCCGTCTTCTACCTGGCAATCGAGTCTCAAGTGCGGAGACTCTGGCCAAGGACGCTTGGCTGCTGGAGTCGGGTCCTGTTGGGCAAGATCCGCGATCCCTTCGTCGGCCGCGATGTTCTGATCGGCTGCCTCTTTGGATGCTTCTGGGCCGCGATGATCTATCTCGAACAGCGACTGCCTGGCTGGATGGGTTGGAACGCCGAATCGTCCGGCCGATTTCCCGCCAGAACGTTCATCCACTTGTTTGGAAGCCGTTTCGCGTTGGCCGGCATCTTGAGCGCGATTCGAGACAGTATCTACCAGAGCCTCGTTGTCTTGTTCCTGCTCGTGCTTGCAACCCGCATCGCAGGCCCATACCGCCGCGCCGCGCTTGTCGTGACCTGGCTGATCTGTTCGGCAATGTATTCCCTCGCAGGATCGAACCCGTTTACGGCGTGGCTTTTGATCTCCGTCGGATGCGTTTCAACCGCTCTTTATCTTGTTGTTCGATGGGGGCTCCTCAGCCTGATCATCGCCCTCTTCGTCCTTTGCTTGCTGACCAACTTTCCGCTGACCGCGCAGCTTGGCGCCTGGTACGCTGGATACGGATTCCTTGCGATCCTCTGCGTACTGAGCCTGTGCGCCTGGAGCGTCCTCGAATCACTTCGGCCTCCCCGCATGGACCGACAGCCCACCCTTCAGGTCTAG
- a CDS encoding sigma-70 family RNA polymerase sigma factor, with protein MTQDKSSPATEILIASGTRDPSLIAAQLLPLVYAELRSLAANYLRHERKGHTLDPTALVHEAFIRLVDQARVDWQGKTHFFAVSAEAMRRILIDHARARKRAKRGGKDWRRVAFDHVVSELAILDTDIVDFRDALQTLAKLDERQAKVVELRLFAGLSMEEICSVLGVSKRTVEGDWTHAKAWLRAQLSSMNERGGGTTS; from the coding sequence ATGACACAAGACAAGTCCTCACCAGCGACGGAAATCCTGATCGCGTCGGGTACCAGAGACCCGTCGCTCATCGCGGCACAGCTTCTGCCGCTGGTTTACGCCGAGCTTCGCAGCTTGGCAGCCAACTATCTGAGGCACGAAAGGAAGGGGCACACCCTCGATCCGACCGCCCTGGTGCACGAGGCGTTTATTCGTCTGGTAGATCAGGCCCGAGTAGATTGGCAGGGCAAGACTCACTTCTTCGCCGTTTCTGCCGAAGCGATGCGACGGATTCTGATCGACCACGCACGCGCCAGAAAGCGGGCCAAGCGCGGCGGGAAGGATTGGCGCCGCGTTGCCTTCGATCATGTCGTCTCCGAATTGGCGATTCTTGATACCGATATCGTCGATTTTCGCGATGCGCTCCAGACTCTTGCCAAGCTGGATGAGCGGCAGGCGAAGGTGGTCGAATTGCGATTGTTCGCGGGCCTCTCGATGGAGGAAATCTGTTCAGTCCTGGGGGTCTCCAAACGAACGGTTGAAGGCGACTGGACACATGCCAAGGCCTGGCTTCGTGCCCAATTGAGTTCCATGAATGAAAGAGGCGGCGGAACGACATCGTAG